A single genomic interval of Penicillium psychrofluorescens genome assembly, chromosome: 2 harbors:
- a CDS encoding uncharacterized protein (ID:PFLUO_003791-T1.cds;~source:funannotate) → METLPSESDAWTQTSFALAQIEGTKLLQRVLGTIATAQDTADLTGDLEERRMIMREHKEWFEKKFFPHKSLSKVQETAAGHYATAHIKMDFMLQAREHLISQTDHKNCSTPSPSKGLCEIAFSTACRTIESSYSLLNGKTTGNFAWLFQTYPQWYALAYVLRFLCSFPLSSETEKAWDLVNKTFDALSYSDDLSAVGTGRGSIWRCLARIRHQVWISRGDYRRSASGTRKKINKGVSQSSHVDKANFATHNGSPEDTNIEYEQRDESMLEPEWPSQRMPSSDLSWNIEGDLFSDSMPDMLYLPEWNDIVNGRRPAPT, encoded by the coding sequence ATGGAGACACTGCCATCAGAATCAGATGCCTGGACACAGACATCCTTCGCTTTGGCTCAAATTGAAGGCACAAAGCTCTTGCAGCGTGTGCTCGGTACGATAGCAACGGCCCAAGACACCGCCGACCTTACAGGCGAtcttgaagaaagaagaatgaTTATGCGCGAACACAAAGAATGGTTCGAAAAGAAATTCTTTCCCCACAAATCTCTATCCAAAGTCCAAGAAACTGCTGCGGGTCATTACGCGACTGCACACATCAAAATGGACTTTATGTTGCAGGCTCGCGAGCATCTCATCTCACAAACAGACCACAAAAACTGCTCgacgccttctccttcgAAGGGGCTCTGCGAAATAGCTTTTTCCACGGCCTGCCGCACGATTGAGAGTAGTTATTCGCTACTCAATGGCAAAACAACTGGGAACTTTGCTTGGTTATTCCAAACGTACCCACAGTGGTACGCTCTCGCATATGTTTTGCGTTTTCTATGCTCTTTCCCTTTGTCGTCGGAGACTGAGAAGGCCTGGGATCTGGTAAACAAGACATTTGATGCATTGTCGTACTCGGACGACTTGTCAGCAGTCGGTACTGGAAGAGGGAGCATCTGGCGATGTCTTGCTCGGATCCGACACCAAGTTTGGATTTCAAGAGGCGATTACAGACGATCTGCATCGGGAACACGTAAAAAAATCAACAAGGGGGTCTCGCAGAGTTCTCATGTCGATAAAGCAAACTTTGCAACTCACAATGGATCACCAGAGGATACGAATATCGAGTATGAGCAGAGAGATGAGAGCATGCTAGAGCCTGAATGGCCCAGCCAAAGAATGCCATCGTCGGATCTGTCTTGGAACATTGAGGGTGATTTGTTCAGTGACTCGATGCCAGATATGCTCTACCTGCCAGAATGGAACGATATTGTGAATGGAAGAAGGCCAGCCCCGACTTAG